The Streptomyces sp. NBC_01197 genome window below encodes:
- a CDS encoding class I SAM-dependent methyltransferase, with protein sequence MSVRMREGYEGTGPGARTPDGCSVELYKRLPVGDEPDVVAAAVPAGASVLELGSGAGRVTRPLAERGFTVTAVDESPGMLEQIEGVDGVRTVCSPIEKLDTGETYDVVMLASFLVHAGDPRVRQGLLRTCRRHVKDDGCVLVQREGLDWHADVPRERRNSAGGIVRITSATPVGDGVDAMVCEYVYPDATWTQTFLSRPLSRAEFERHLREAGLVVNRYLTDDGTWVRALPAR encoded by the coding sequence ATGAGCGTCAGGATGCGCGAGGGGTACGAAGGCACGGGGCCGGGAGCGAGAACGCCCGACGGGTGCTCCGTCGAGTTGTACAAGCGGCTGCCGGTCGGAGACGAACCGGATGTCGTCGCGGCAGCGGTCCCGGCCGGAGCGAGCGTGCTCGAACTGGGCAGCGGTGCGGGCCGGGTCACCCGTCCGCTGGCCGAACGGGGCTTCACGGTCACCGCGGTGGACGAGTCACCCGGAATGCTGGAACAGATCGAGGGCGTCGACGGCGTCCGCACGGTCTGCAGCCCGATCGAGAAGCTGGACACCGGCGAGACCTACGACGTGGTGATGCTGGCGTCCTTCCTGGTTCACGCGGGGGACCCGCGGGTACGTCAGGGGCTGCTGCGGACCTGCCGTCGCCATGTGAAGGACGACGGCTGTGTGCTGGTGCAGCGCGAGGGCCTGGACTGGCACGCGGACGTACCGAGGGAGCGGCGCAACAGCGCGGGCGGGATCGTGCGCATCACGTCCGCGACCCCGGTCGGGGACGGCGTGGACGCGATGGTCTGCGAGTACGTCTACCCCGACGCGACCTGGACGCAGACCTTCCTGTCGCGTCCGCTGAGCCGCGCGGAGTTCGAGCGGCACCTGCGGGAGGCCGGGCTCGTTGTGAACAGATACCTGACGGACGACGGCACCTGGGTCCGGGCACTGCCCGCCCGGTGA
- a CDS encoding tetratricopeptide repeat protein: protein MSHSNPETHVIDYRAAEQLLDARDPRGAVKLLDEVIAAHPENTAARLLRARAFFAAAQLRPAELEFQLVLEREPDNAFAHFALARTFERAGRPEQARRHFRLAAALDPQPEYLRAARFDSED, encoded by the coding sequence ATGTCACACAGCAACCCCGAGACCCACGTCATCGACTACCGCGCGGCCGAACAGTTGCTGGACGCCCGTGATCCGCGCGGTGCGGTGAAGCTGCTGGACGAGGTCATCGCGGCTCATCCGGAGAACACCGCGGCGCGCCTGCTGCGCGCCAGGGCCTTCTTCGCCGCCGCGCAACTCCGCCCGGCCGAGCTGGAGTTCCAGCTGGTCCTGGAGCGGGAGCCGGACAACGCCTTCGCGCACTTCGCCCTGGCCCGCACCTTCGAGCGGGCCGGCCGCCCCGAACAGGCCAGGCGTCACTTCAGGCTGGCCGCCGCGCTCGACCCGCAGCCCGAGTATCTGCGGGCCGCGCGGTTCGACTCCGAGGACTGA
- the rpsA gene encoding 30S ribosomal protein S1, whose product MTSSTETTATTPQVAVNDIGDADAFLAAIDETIKYFNDGDIVDGVIVKVDRDEVLLDIGYKTEGVIPSRELSIKHDVDPNEVVKVGDEIEALVLQKEDKEGRLILSKKRAQYERAWGTIEKIKEEDGIVTGTVIEVVKGGLILDIGLRGFLPASLVEMRRVRDLQPYVGKELEAKIIELDKNRNNVVLSRRAWLEQTQSEVRQTFLTTLQKGQVRSGVVSSIVNFGAFVDLGGVDGLVHVSELSWKHIDHPSEVVEVGQEVTVEVLDVDMDRERVSLSLKATQEDPWQQFARTHQIGQVVPGKVTKLVPFGAFVRVDEGIEGLVHISELAERHVEIPEQVVQVNDEIFVKVIDIDLERRRISLSLKQANESFGSDPASVEFDPTLYGMAASYDDQGNYIYPEGFDPETNDWLEGFDTQREAWEGQYAEAQARFEQHQAQVIKSREADEAAAAEGAAAPAAASGGNAGAGASGGSYSSESDDNSGALASDEALAALREKLAGGQS is encoded by the coding sequence ATGACGAGCAGCACCGAGACCACCGCCACCACGCCGCAGGTTGCGGTCAACGACATCGGCGACGCGGACGCGTTCCTCGCGGCGATCGACGAGACGATCAAGTACTTCAACGATGGGGACATCGTTGACGGCGTCATCGTCAAGGTTGACCGGGACGAGGTTCTCCTCGACATCGGTTACAAGACCGAAGGCGTCATCCCGAGCCGCGAGCTCTCGATCAAGCACGACGTCGACCCGAACGAGGTCGTCAAGGTCGGCGACGAGATCGAGGCCCTGGTTCTCCAGAAGGAGGACAAGGAAGGCCGCCTGATCCTCTCGAAGAAGCGCGCTCAGTACGAGCGTGCCTGGGGCACCATCGAGAAGATCAAGGAAGAAGACGGGATCGTCACCGGCACCGTCATCGAGGTCGTCAAGGGTGGTCTCATCCTCGACATCGGCCTCCGTGGCTTCCTGCCGGCCTCCCTGGTCGAGATGCGTCGTGTCCGCGACCTCCAGCCCTACGTGGGCAAGGAGCTCGAGGCCAAGATCATCGAGCTGGACAAGAACCGCAACAACGTGGTCCTGTCCCGCCGTGCCTGGCTCGAGCAGACCCAGTCCGAGGTGCGTCAGACGTTCCTCACGACCCTGCAGAAGGGCCAGGTCCGCTCCGGCGTCGTCTCCTCGATCGTCAACTTCGGTGCCTTCGTGGACCTGGGTGGCGTCGACGGTCTCGTGCACGTCTCCGAGCTCTCCTGGAAGCACATCGACCACCCCTCCGAGGTTGTCGAGGTCGGCCAGGAAGTCACCGTCGAGGTTCTCGACGTGGACATGGACCGCGAGCGTGTCTCCCTGTCGCTCAAGGCGACGCAGGAAGACCCGTGGCAGCAGTTCGCCCGTACGCACCAGATCGGTCAGGTCGTCCCGGGCAAGGTCACGAAGCTCGTTCCGTTCGGTGCGTTCGTGCGCGTCGACGAGGGCATCGAGGGCCTGGTCCACATCTCCGAGCTGGCCGAGCGCCACGTGGAGATCCCGGAGCAGGTCGTCCAGGTCAACGACGAGATCTTCGTCAAGGTCATCGACATCGACCTTGAGCGCCGCCGCATCAGCCTCTCGCTGAAGCAGGCCAACGAGTCCTTCGGCTCGGACCCGGCCTCGGTCGAGTTCGACCCGACGCTGTACGGCATGGCCGCGTCGTACGACGACCAGGGGAACTACATCTACCCCGAGGGCTTCGACCCCGAGACCAACGACTGGCTCGAGGGCTTCGACACCCAGCGCGAGGCCTGGGAAGGCCAGTACGCCGAGGCGCAGGCGCGCTTCGAGCAGCACCAGGCCCAGGTCATCAAGTCCCGCGAGGCCGACGAGGCCGCTGCTGCCGAGGGTGCTGCCGCTCCGGCCGCGGCCAGCGGTGGCAACGCCGGTGCGGGTGCATCGGGCGGTTCGTACTCCTCGGAGTCGGACGACAACTCCGGCGCCCTGGCGTCGGACGAGGCCCTGGCCGCCCTGCGCGAGAAGCTGGCCGGTGGCCAGAGCTGA
- a CDS encoding PAC2 family protein: protein MLDPQDLYAWEPKGLAVVDVALAQESAGLVMLYHFDGYIDAGEAGDQIVEGLLDTLPHQLVASFDHDRLVDYRARRPLLTFKRDQWTDYETPTLDVRLVQDATGAPFLLLSGPEPDVEWERFAAAVEQIVDRLGVRISVNFHGIPMGVPHTRPVGITPHGNRTDLMPGHKSPFDEAQVPGSAESLVEFRLAQSGHDVLGVAAHVPHYVARSSYPDAALTALEAVTAATGLVLPSVAHALRTEAQRTQDEIERQIGEGDEELTALVQGLEHQYDALAGSETRGNLVAESVELPSADEIGREFERFLAEREGDV from the coding sequence GTGCTGGATCCGCAAGATTTGTACGCATGGGAGCCGAAGGGCCTGGCAGTCGTCGATGTGGCGCTCGCGCAGGAGTCGGCCGGACTGGTCATGCTCTACCACTTCGACGGATACATCGACGCGGGTGAGGCCGGCGACCAGATCGTCGAGGGTCTGCTGGACACGCTTCCCCACCAACTGGTCGCCAGTTTCGACCACGACCGGCTCGTGGACTACCGCGCACGCCGCCCCCTGCTGACCTTCAAGCGCGACCAGTGGACGGACTACGAGACCCCGACGCTCGATGTGCGCCTGGTCCAGGACGCGACGGGCGCGCCCTTCCTGCTGCTCTCGGGCCCCGAGCCCGACGTCGAGTGGGAGCGGTTCGCGGCCGCGGTCGAGCAGATCGTCGACCGGCTCGGCGTTCGTATCTCGGTGAACTTCCACGGCATCCCGATGGGTGTCCCGCATACCCGCCCGGTCGGGATCACCCCGCACGGCAACCGCACGGACCTGATGCCCGGACACAAGTCGCCGTTCGACGAGGCGCAGGTGCCCGGCAGCGCGGAGTCGCTGGTGGAGTTCCGGCTCGCGCAGTCGGGGCACGACGTGCTCGGCGTCGCCGCCCATGTGCCGCACTACGTCGCGCGGTCCTCGTACCCGGATGCGGCGCTGACCGCCCTTGAGGCCGTCACCGCGGCGACCGGTCTCGTACTGCCGAGCGTCGCGCACGCCCTGCGCACCGAGGCGCAGCGCACCCAGGACGAGATCGAGCGCCAGATCGGTGAGGGCGACGAGGAACTGACCGCTCTGGTCCAGGGACTTGAGCACCAGTACGACGCGCTGGCTGGATCGGAGACCCGGGGCAATCTGGTCGCCGAGTCGGTCGAGCTGCCGTCGGCGGACGAGATCGGCCGCGAATTCGAACGCTTTCTCGCGGAGCGGGAGGGCGACGTCTGA
- the coaE gene encoding dephospho-CoA kinase, with protein MLKVGLTGGIGAGKSEVARLLVSYGAVLIDADRIAREVVEPGTPGLAAVVEAFGESVLAGDGSLDRPLLGSIVFADPDRLATLNSIVHPLVGARSAELEGLAQADSVVIHDVPLLAENGLAPLYDLVVVVDAAPETQLDRLVRLRGMQESEARARMAAQATREQRRAIADILIDNDGPLAALEPQVRSVWAQLTERAGG; from the coding sequence ATGCTGAAAGTGGGATTGACCGGTGGAATCGGCGCGGGCAAGAGCGAAGTGGCCCGGCTGCTTGTCAGTTACGGGGCGGTACTGATCGACGCCGACCGGATCGCCCGTGAGGTGGTCGAACCGGGAACTCCCGGTCTGGCAGCCGTGGTCGAGGCGTTCGGTGAGTCCGTTCTCGCCGGGGACGGCAGCCTGGACCGTCCCCTGCTCGGCTCGATCGTCTTCGCCGATCCGGACCGCCTGGCAACGCTGAACTCGATCGTCCACCCGCTCGTCGGAGCCCGTTCGGCCGAGCTGGAGGGCTTGGCGCAGGCGGATTCGGTCGTCATCCACGACGTACCGCTGCTGGCCGAGAACGGTCTCGCTCCGCTCTACGACCTGGTGGTCGTGGTGGACGCGGCGCCGGAGACGCAGCTGGACCGGCTGGTACGGCTGCGCGGAATGCAGGAGTCCGAGGCCCGCGCCCGGATGGCCGCCCAGGCCACCAGGGAGCAGCGCCGCGCGATCGCCGACATCCTGATCGACAACGACGGCCCGCTGGCCGCCCTGGAGCCGCAGGTGCGCTCGGTGTGGGCGCAGCTGACGGAGCGGGCCGGGGGCTGA
- a CDS encoding class I SAM-dependent methyltransferase yields the protein MSEEYENEPEATRRDAGDTESSRANRGWWDRNADEYQTEHGSFLGDDRFVWGPEGLDEVEAELLGPAEGLKGLDVLEIGAGAAQCSRWLAAQGAHPVALDVSHRQLQHALRIGENRPGVASVPLVAADATVLPFRDGSFDLACSAYGAVPFVADPVKLFREVHRVLRPGGRWIFSVTHPIRWAFPDEPGPEGLTATSSYFDRTPYVEQDERGNAVYVEHHRTLGDRVRDVLAGGFRLVDLVEPQWPEWNTSEWGGWSPLRGKLIPGSAIFVCVRDDVRD from the coding sequence ATGAGCGAAGAGTACGAGAACGAGCCCGAGGCGACACGCCGTGACGCCGGGGACACCGAGAGCAGCCGGGCCAACCGGGGCTGGTGGGACCGGAACGCCGACGAGTACCAGACCGAGCACGGCTCCTTCCTGGGCGACGACCGCTTCGTCTGGGGACCCGAGGGCCTCGACGAGGTGGAGGCCGAGCTGCTGGGCCCGGCCGAGGGGCTGAAGGGGCTGGACGTCCTGGAGATCGGCGCCGGGGCCGCCCAGTGCTCGCGCTGGCTGGCCGCCCAGGGCGCCCACCCGGTGGCCCTCGACGTCTCCCACCGCCAGCTCCAGCACGCGCTGCGGATCGGCGAGAACCGGCCGGGCGTGGCCTCGGTCCCGCTGGTGGCGGCCGACGCGACGGTCCTGCCGTTCCGCGACGGTTCCTTCGATCTGGCCTGTTCCGCGTACGGCGCCGTGCCCTTCGTCGCGGACCCGGTGAAGCTGTTCCGCGAGGTGCACCGGGTGCTTCGGCCCGGCGGGCGCTGGATCTTCTCCGTCACCCACCCGATCCGCTGGGCCTTCCCCGACGAACCGGGGCCCGAGGGCCTCACGGCCACGTCCTCCTACTTCGACCGCACCCCGTACGTCGAGCAGGACGAGCGGGGGAACGCGGTGTACGTCGAGCACCACCGAACCCTCGGGGACCGGGTGCGGGACGTGCTGGCGGGCGGGTTCCGGCTGGTCGACCTGGTCGAGCCGCAGTGGCCGGAGTGGAATACGTCGGAGTGGGGCGGCTGGTCCCCGCTGCGCGGGAAGCTGATTCCCGGCTCGGCGATTTTCGTCTGCGTACGGGACGACGTACGAGACTGA